The following are encoded in a window of Solibacillus sp. FSL R7-0668 genomic DNA:
- a CDS encoding transcriptional regulator, with translation MGQKRRKDQWTVADDEKLAEIVIHSVQNGRTQLEAFEQAAQALNRTKQACGFRWNKTLRTQYGQVLNSVRKRPKQLMRSHLKLALTSFEELTEAYNVLEMKYSELQSDYDKMQKWLQQGSVYMKEKG, from the coding sequence GTGGGACAAAAAAGACGAAAAGATCAATGGACAGTTGCAGATGATGAAAAGTTAGCGGAAATTGTGATTCATAGTGTACAAAATGGTCGAACACAGCTAGAGGCGTTTGAGCAAGCGGCACAGGCGTTAAATCGTACGAAGCAGGCGTGTGGGTTTAGATGGAATAAAACACTACGTACTCAATACGGACAAGTGTTAAATAGTGTAAGAAAGCGCCCGAAACAGCTCATGCGTAGTCATTTGAAATTGGCATTAACAAGCTTTGAGGAATTAACAGAGGCGTACAATGTATTAGAGATGAAATATTCCGAGCTACAATCGGATTATGACAAAATGCAAAAATGGCTGCAACAGGGTTCTGTTTATATGAAAGAAAAAGGATAA
- the ftsL gene encoding cell division protein FtsL has product MAVRVRQTYIQQQPEVPEQQQRQIQQAEKKKPHVKFFTAGEKILFIIITVIVASFAISILHKQGEIQAVSMEIQSIEREITEINNNNVDLKVRVSELSTHERIWEKAKELGLTLNEKNVKVVPGE; this is encoded by the coding sequence ATGGCCGTAAGAGTTCGCCAAACATATATTCAACAACAGCCTGAAGTACCTGAACAACAGCAAAGGCAAATACAGCAAGCTGAAAAGAAAAAGCCACATGTAAAATTTTTTACAGCTGGGGAAAAGATATTATTTATTATTATTACAGTAATCGTAGCATCTTTCGCAATTTCCATATTACATAAACAGGGAGAAATCCAAGCAGTAAGTATGGAAATCCAATCGATTGAAAGAGAAATAACAGAAATTAATAATAATAATGTTGATTTAAAAGTACGTGTTAGTGAGCTATCGACTCATGAGCGTATTTGGGAAAAAGCGAAAGAACTCGGTTTAACATTAAATGAGAAAAATGTGAAGGTAGTGCCGGGGGAATGA
- a CDS encoding acyl-CoA carboxylase subunit beta: MHTNYKEHLQQKIETIYAGGAPKYHEKLNETNKLFVRDRLALLFDDGLYEEDARFANCAADDLPADGVVTAIGQIDGQTVCVMANDSTVKAGSWGSRTVEKIIRIQETAEKLQVPMLYLVDSAGARITDQLEMFPGRRGAGRIFHNQVRMSGAVPQICILFGPSAAGGAYIPAFCDIVIMVEGNASMYLGSPRMAEKVIGEKVSLEEMGGARMHCTVSGCGDVLAETEEQAIREAQRYISYFPANFAEFPPSEEPKAPVVGRTLEEIVPENQNAPFDMYEAIEQLIDEASFFEIKKLFAPEIITGLARIDGQVVGIIANQPKVKGGVLFVDSADKAAKFITLCDAFSIPLLFLADVPGFMIGTKVEKAGIIRHGAKFISAMSAATVPKISVIVRKAYGAGLYAMCGPAFEPDAVIALPTAQIAVMGPEAAVNAVYSNKIEAIEDPKERMQFVKQKIEAYKEEINLYKLASEMVIDDIVAPNELRSVLIQRFHHYNSKQMVLPYRKHPVYPV; this comes from the coding sequence ATGCATACAAATTATAAAGAGCACTTACAGCAAAAAATCGAAACTATTTATGCAGGTGGCGCTCCGAAATATCATGAAAAATTAAACGAAACGAATAAATTATTTGTACGAGATCGATTAGCGTTATTATTTGATGATGGCCTCTATGAAGAGGATGCACGTTTCGCAAATTGCGCAGCAGATGATTTGCCTGCAGATGGCGTCGTAACCGCAATCGGACAAATCGACGGGCAAACGGTATGTGTCATGGCAAATGATTCGACGGTAAAAGCGGGTTCTTGGGGCTCGCGTACTGTTGAAAAAATTATTCGTATTCAAGAAACGGCCGAAAAATTACAAGTACCTATGCTGTATTTAGTGGACTCAGCCGGTGCGCGAATTACCGATCAATTAGAGATGTTTCCGGGACGTCGAGGAGCGGGACGCATTTTTCATAACCAAGTACGCATGAGTGGTGCAGTTCCGCAAATTTGTATTTTATTTGGTCCATCTGCTGCAGGTGGCGCGTATATTCCTGCCTTTTGCGATATCGTCATTATGGTGGAGGGTAATGCGTCAATGTATTTAGGCTCCCCGCGTATGGCGGAAAAAGTAATTGGGGAAAAGGTGTCGCTTGAAGAAATGGGCGGCGCACGCATGCATTGTACGGTAAGTGGCTGTGGGGACGTACTTGCTGAAACGGAAGAACAGGCAATCCGGGAAGCACAGCGTTATATTAGCTATTTTCCAGCGAACTTTGCAGAGTTCCCACCTTCAGAAGAGCCGAAAGCACCAGTTGTGGGTCGCACGCTAGAAGAAATTGTCCCTGAAAATCAAAATGCGCCGTTTGATATGTATGAAGCAATCGAGCAATTGATTGACGAGGCAAGCTTTTTTGAGATAAAGAAGCTATTTGCACCCGAGATAATTACTGGACTGGCACGCATCGATGGGCAAGTTGTCGGGATCATTGCGAACCAGCCTAAAGTGAAAGGGGGCGTGCTATTTGTTGATTCCGCGGACAAAGCAGCGAAGTTTATTACATTGTGTGACGCCTTTTCGATTCCTTTATTATTTTTAGCGGATGTGCCGGGCTTTATGATTGGCACAAAAGTAGAAAAAGCAGGGATTATTCGTCATGGGGCTAAATTTATTTCCGCGATGAGTGCAGCAACTGTACCGAAAATTTCAGTCATTGTTCGGAAAGCATACGGAGCGGGGCTATATGCGATGTGTGGTCCTGCATTTGAGCCAGATGCAGTAATCGCATTACCAACAGCTCAAATTGCCGTTATGGGTCCTGAGGCGGCTGTGAATGCCGTGTATTCAAATAAAATTGAAGCGATAGAAGACCCGAAAGAGCGCATGCAGTTTGTAAAACAAAAAATCGAGGCGTACAAGGAAGAAATCAATTTATACAAGCTAGCATCAGAAATGGTCATTGATGATATCGTAGCGCCGAATGAACTGCGAAGTGTATTAATTCAACGTTTTCACCATTACAATTCCAAACAAATGGTGTTACCATATCGAAAACATCCAGTATATCCAGTATAA
- a CDS encoding DUF3397 domain-containing protein: MILFLQFMFATIIIFPIILFIIMLLVCRKLKFKKRKAIGLAADVTTLILLFSVPIAIHSLWGVSIWIPMLVALLIIAIIFTYTDWRTKKEIEIKPLLKKIWRMYFLILSFAYFTTWVIGMTHSVMIYMVID, translated from the coding sequence GTGATCTTATTTCTTCAATTCATGTTCGCAACAATTATTATTTTTCCGATAATCCTTTTTATCATTATGCTACTTGTTTGTCGGAAGTTGAAGTTTAAGAAACGTAAAGCAATCGGATTAGCGGCAGATGTGACGACGTTGATCTTACTGTTTTCAGTCCCTATAGCGATTCATAGCCTATGGGGGGTATCGATTTGGATTCCGATGCTCGTTGCCTTGCTTATTATAGCAATCATTTTTACATATACAGATTGGCGAACTAAAAAAGAAATTGAAATAAAACCACTATTAAAGAAAATTTGGCGCATGTATTTTTTAATCCTAAGTTTTGCCTATTTTACAACATGGGTTATTGGCATGACACATTCTGTAATGATTTATATGGTGATTGATTAA
- a CDS encoding biotin/lipoyl-binding carrier protein, whose protein sequence is MAQIKAQMAGTVFEVSVKEGDSVTKGQTLIILESMKMEIAHDAEEDGAVAKVNVTEGDFVEEHDVLVELV, encoded by the coding sequence ATGGCACAAATAAAAGCACAAATGGCAGGTACTGTTTTTGAGGTGAGTGTAAAAGAGGGAGATAGCGTAACAAAGGGGCAAACATTAATTATTTTAGAATCCATGAAAATGGAGATTGCGCATGATGCAGAAGAGGATGGCGCCGTTGCAAAAGTGAATGTTACTGAAGGAGATTTTGTAGAAGAGCATGATGTATTAGTAGAATTAGTGTAA
- a CDS encoding penicillin-binding protein: MFLLFGGLFLLLYWRFVSIQATGVVKGHELETEALSKYESGYALSADRGKILDCNENVIAEDTLSYRLVAVISDKATENEKNPRHVVDTAKTASELAKYIPMDEDKIYERLNPSKQKYQVEFGLAGRGISHDVKKQIEALNLPGIIFFSDKKRYYPNGAFASHLIGFALRDTDEDGNSEVVGKMGLESIYNKQLTGTDGKLTYQRDARNYLLPNSSKNVQEAQHGNDIYLTLDKTIQNFLEDAMNRVNAKYSPQSMIGVVANPKTGEILAMSQRPTFNPDTREGLDGNWLNDVVENTIEPGSTFKTFTVAAAMDSGNWFPNATYKSGQYTVYDDIIRDHNRYGWGTISYLVGFQRSSNTAMTNLLDVMKWDTLEKYLDDFGFGQKTGIDLPNEASGIINSRYPIDKYTTTFGQGSTVTPIQLIQALSAIANDGKMMQPYVIDKIVNPNTGEIVLNSEPEEKGQPITAETAKNMRELLASTIYGEAGNAKRFQIEGYEVAGKTGTAQMPKANGRGYDWGKNEFLYSFLGMAPADDPQLTVYIAVAKPKLGATEAGSDPVSQVFNSVVQNSLKYMNINPTDVAEVQKKDVANYVGKHSDSIVTELEADGLQPILIGESGEITEQFPVQGKVLTKGSMVFLKTSGAITVPSFEHWSLRNLLVYKSLSDLPIEIFGEGYVESQSVSQGAVISDGAPIVVKLKTPEEQHLTPPAEDMALDEEEGIEEEQQPS; encoded by the coding sequence ATGTTTTTATTATTTGGAGGGCTCTTTTTACTGTTATATTGGCGTTTTGTATCCATACAAGCTACAGGAGTTGTAAAAGGACACGAACTCGAAACAGAGGCACTATCAAAATATGAATCGGGCTATGCCTTGTCTGCGGATCGCGGGAAAATATTAGATTGTAACGAAAATGTGATTGCAGAGGATACATTGAGCTACCGTCTAGTAGCGGTTATTTCAGATAAGGCAACGGAAAATGAAAAAAATCCTAGACATGTTGTTGATACTGCCAAAACAGCGAGTGAATTAGCGAAGTATATCCCAATGGACGAGGATAAAATTTATGAGCGTCTCAATCCGAGTAAGCAAAAATATCAAGTAGAATTCGGGCTTGCAGGTCGAGGCATTAGCCATGACGTGAAAAAGCAAATTGAAGCATTGAATTTACCAGGAATTATTTTCTTTAGCGATAAAAAGCGCTATTATCCAAATGGCGCATTTGCCTCGCATTTAATTGGCTTTGCGTTGCGAGATACCGATGAAGATGGTAATTCAGAAGTAGTAGGGAAAATGGGGCTTGAATCCATTTATAATAAGCAACTAACAGGCACGGACGGCAAATTAACCTATCAGCGTGATGCACGAAACTATCTGTTGCCGAATAGCAGTAAAAACGTACAAGAGGCACAGCATGGGAATGACATTTATTTAACGCTGGATAAAACAATCCAAAACTTTTTAGAAGATGCGATGAACCGAGTGAATGCAAAATATAGCCCGCAGTCCATGATTGGCGTCGTTGCTAATCCAAAAACGGGCGAAATTCTAGCTATGTCACAACGTCCGACATTTAATCCAGATACGCGTGAAGGACTAGATGGCAACTGGTTAAATGATGTTGTAGAAAATACGATTGAGCCAGGTTCGACATTCAAAACCTTTACCGTGGCAGCAGCAATGGATTCGGGCAATTGGTTTCCAAATGCAACTTATAAATCAGGTCAATACACAGTTTATGATGATATTATCCGAGATCATAACAGGTATGGTTGGGGAACGATTTCCTATTTAGTAGGGTTCCAGCGTTCATCAAATACGGCGATGACGAACTTACTTGATGTGATGAAATGGGATACATTAGAAAAGTATTTAGATGATTTTGGTTTCGGTCAAAAGACAGGGATTGATTTGCCGAATGAGGCGAGCGGGATCATCAACTCGCGCTATCCAATTGATAAGTATACAACGACATTTGGTCAAGGCTCTACGGTGACACCGATTCAGCTTATTCAGGCATTATCAGCCATTGCAAATGACGGGAAAATGATGCAACCCTATGTCATTGATAAAATTGTCAATCCGAATACGGGCGAAATTGTGTTGAATTCAGAGCCTGAAGAGAAGGGGCAGCCGATTACAGCGGAAACAGCGAAGAACATGCGTGAATTACTCGCTTCTACTATTTATGGGGAGGCTGGAAACGCTAAACGCTTCCAAATCGAGGGCTATGAAGTAGCTGGTAAAACTGGTACTGCGCAAATGCCAAAAGCAAATGGACGCGGTTATGACTGGGGGAAAAACGAGTTCTTGTATTCGTTTTTAGGTATGGCTCCAGCAGACGACCCACAGCTAACAGTCTATATTGCTGTTGCAAAACCAAAATTGGGTGCGACAGAGGCTGGTTCTGATCCCGTGTCACAAGTATTTAATTCAGTCGTTCAAAACAGTTTGAAATATATGAATATCAATCCAACAGATGTAGCGGAAGTACAGAAGAAGGATGTGGCCAATTATGTTGGAAAACATTCTGATTCTATTGTAACGGAGCTAGAGGCAGATGGTTTGCAGCCAATACTAATTGGAGAAAGTGGCGAAATTACGGAGCAATTCCCGGTACAAGGGAAAGTGCTAACAAAGGGCAGTATGGTCTTTTTAAAAACGTCTGGTGCAATCACTGTACCATCATTCGAGCATTGGTCGTTACGTAATTTGCTTGTCTATAAATCATTATCGGATTTACCAATCGAAATTTTTGGTGAAGGCTATGTCGAAAGTCAAAGCGTGTCACAAGGTGCGGTCATTTCGGATGGTGCACCGATTGTCGTCAAATTAAAAACGCCAGAAGAACAGCATTTAACGCCGCCAGCAGAGGATATGGCATTAGATGAAGAAGAGGGTATAGAGGAAGAACAACAACCTTCATAA
- the bshC gene encoding bacillithiol biosynthesis cysteine-adding enzyme BshC, translated as MELEQIQTPVSNKLLADYWSNDAEIHAFFDHAYNDEAFIARAAYLQQQNYRTAELAKIIREYMEPYGISQQTEKHLQQLEQGALVIVGGQQAGLLTGPLYSVHKAISVLLLAKEKQQQLNTNVVPMFWIAGEDHDLEEINHTYTIVDAQTKKRGYSERTKYKTMASTTVLNQDALTQFIKTTFKDFGETEYTESLLANVLAHAQSSATFTDFFSRLMNDLFKNHGLLMLDATFAPFRNYEKAYFTALIENNETIAHGVVAQEQKLADAGYNKPIEATKNNANLFYVKEGERFLLERKDNSYKNVLAHVNFTQEELLQLANETPQLLSNNVVTRPLMQEMTIPVLAFVGGPGELAYWATLKPAFHTLGLQMPIFAPRLNITLVTRQVQALLKQKNTTVAEALDNQIDAKLADYIAMIRDDESRQFIESMQQQLQGQYEQFEQQLQQRYQLNDLLEKNKNYHLRQFQYLQAKIEQQNIEQHDVAIRQYRTLQAQLFPNKGYQERVYSPYVYLNEYGESLIDELLALQMSISDHHHIVYL; from the coding sequence ATGGAACTGGAACAAATTCAAACCCCAGTCAGCAATAAACTATTAGCAGATTACTGGTCAAACGATGCTGAAATTCATGCGTTTTTTGATCATGCATATAATGATGAAGCATTTATTGCACGAGCGGCATATTTACAACAACAAAATTATCGTACAGCAGAACTTGCAAAAATTATCCGTGAATATATGGAACCGTATGGTATTTCACAGCAAACGGAAAAACATTTACAACAGTTAGAACAAGGAGCACTTGTCATTGTAGGTGGTCAGCAGGCAGGGCTTCTTACAGGTCCCTTATATTCTGTGCATAAGGCGATTTCGGTTCTATTATTAGCAAAAGAAAAGCAACAGCAATTAAATACTAATGTCGTACCGATGTTCTGGATTGCAGGGGAAGACCACGATCTTGAAGAAATCAATCATACGTATACAATCGTGGATGCACAAACAAAAAAGCGCGGCTATAGTGAGCGCACAAAATATAAAACAATGGCCTCAACAACTGTTTTAAATCAGGACGCATTAACGCAATTCATTAAAACAACCTTTAAAGATTTTGGGGAAACAGAATATACAGAAAGCTTATTAGCAAATGTATTAGCACATGCGCAAAGCAGTGCGACGTTTACGGATTTCTTTAGTCGCTTAATGAACGATCTCTTTAAAAATCATGGCTTACTCATGCTGGATGCTACTTTTGCACCGTTCCGTAACTATGAAAAAGCGTATTTCACTGCGTTAATCGAAAACAATGAGACGATTGCACACGGTGTCGTTGCACAAGAACAAAAGCTTGCGGATGCGGGATACAATAAACCGATTGAAGCGACAAAAAATAACGCCAATTTATTTTATGTTAAAGAGGGCGAGCGTTTTTTATTGGAGCGTAAAGACAATAGCTATAAAAATGTACTAGCACATGTGAACTTTACCCAAGAGGAATTATTACAGCTAGCAAACGAGACCCCACAGCTTCTAAGTAATAATGTAGTGACACGTCCGCTGATGCAGGAAATGACCATTCCGGTGCTAGCCTTTGTTGGTGGTCCAGGTGAGTTAGCGTATTGGGCTACATTGAAACCAGCCTTCCATACATTAGGCTTGCAAATGCCGATTTTTGCACCGCGTTTAAATATTACACTTGTGACACGTCAGGTACAAGCATTATTAAAGCAAAAGAATACAACAGTAGCAGAGGCTCTAGACAATCAAATTGACGCAAAATTAGCCGATTATATCGCAATGATTCGTGATGATGAATCACGTCAGTTTATCGAATCGATGCAGCAACAATTACAAGGACAGTACGAGCAATTCGAACAACAATTGCAGCAACGCTATCAATTAAATGATTTGCTTGAAAAAAATAAAAACTATCATCTACGCCAGTTCCAATACTTGCAAGCAAAAATTGAACAGCAAAATATCGAGCAGCATGATGTGGCGATTCGTCAATATCGTACATTGCAGGCACAATTATTCCCGAATAAAGGTTATCAAGAACGTGTTTATAGTCCATACGTCTATCTAAATGAATATGGAGAGTCATTAATAGATGAACTACTAGCATTGCAGATGAGTATTTCAGATCATCATCATATTGTGTATCTATAA
- the mraZ gene encoding division/cell wall cluster transcriptional repressor MraZ, with protein sequence MFMGEYQHSIDAKGRMIVPAKFRELLGETFVLTRGLDHCILGYPMDEWRKLEQKLKDLPMTKKDARAFARFFFSGASEVELDKQGRINIPSTLINHANLEKECIILGVSSKIEIWAKAAWDSYLEESSESFNDIAENLIGFDF encoded by the coding sequence ATGTTCATGGGTGAATATCAACATTCAATCGATGCAAAAGGCCGTATGATTGTCCCAGCAAAATTTCGTGAATTACTAGGCGAAACATTTGTGCTGACACGCGGATTGGATCATTGTATTCTTGGTTACCCTATGGATGAATGGCGAAAACTCGAACAAAAATTAAAGGATTTACCGATGACGAAAAAAGACGCTCGTGCATTCGCTCGCTTTTTCTTTTCAGGGGCAAGCGAGGTAGAACTGGACAAGCAAGGTCGTATTAATATTCCATCCACCCTAATCAACCATGCTAATCTCGAAAAAGAGTGCATCATACTAGGTGTATCAAGTAAGATAGAGATTTGGGCAAAGGCTGCTTGGGATTCATATTTAGAGGAATCATCGGAATCGTTTAATGATATTGCAGAGAATTTAATTGGATTTGATTTTTAA
- the rsmH gene encoding 16S rRNA (cytosine(1402)-N(4))-methyltransferase RsmH, giving the protein MFDHTTVLLKETVDGLNINPDGIYVDCTLGGAGHSEYLVKQLSENGRLICFDQDTIAIENAKIRLADYLDRVTFVHSNFRYLKDELYNLNIHHVDGILYDLGVSSPQLDTPERGFSYHHDAPLDMRMDQTAELTAYHVVNEWSYEDLVRIFFRYGEEKFSKQVARKIEQAREIAPVETTGQLVELIKDGIPAPARRKGGHPAKRIFQAIRIAVNDELGAAEDSLVDAIDLLKIGGRISVITFHSLEDRLTKTIFKEASSLPDLPPGLPIIPDHMKPVLKLVSRKPILPSDEELAANNRSRSAKLRVAEKINDKGRE; this is encoded by the coding sequence ATGTTCGATCATACAACTGTATTATTGAAAGAAACTGTTGATGGATTGAACATCAACCCAGATGGTATTTATGTGGACTGTACATTAGGTGGTGCAGGTCATAGTGAATACCTTGTAAAGCAATTGTCAGAAAACGGGCGTTTGATTTGTTTTGACCAAGATACAATTGCCATTGAAAATGCAAAAATAAGATTAGCGGATTATTTAGATCGTGTAACATTCGTACATTCAAATTTCCGATATTTAAAAGATGAACTATATAACTTAAATATTCATCACGTAGATGGAATTTTATATGATTTAGGTGTTTCCTCTCCGCAGTTAGATACACCAGAGCGAGGCTTCAGCTATCATCATGATGCTCCCCTTGATATGCGAATGGATCAAACCGCAGAATTAACAGCTTATCATGTTGTCAATGAATGGTCTTATGAGGATTTAGTGCGTATTTTTTTCCGTTATGGAGAAGAGAAGTTTTCAAAGCAAGTTGCGCGTAAAATTGAACAAGCTCGCGAAATCGCACCAGTAGAAACAACAGGGCAACTAGTGGAGCTTATAAAAGACGGTATTCCAGCACCTGCACGTCGCAAAGGTGGACATCCTGCAAAACGAATTTTCCAAGCAATTCGAATTGCTGTCAATGATGAGTTAGGGGCAGCAGAAGATTCGTTAGTAGATGCAATCGACTTATTAAAAATCGGGGGTCGCATTAGTGTGATCACATTCCATTCTTTAGAAGACCGATTAACAAAAACAATCTTTAAAGAGGCTTCATCCCTTCCTGATTTACCACCAGGACTACCGATTATTCCGGATCATATGAAGCCGGTGCTTAAATTAGTATCGAGAAAGCCGATTTTACCATCTGACGAGGAGTTAGCTGCGAATAATCGTTCGCGTTCAGCAAAATTGCGTGTCGCTGAAAAAATTAACGATAAAGGGCGTGAATAA
- the rpmF gene encoding 50S ribosomal protein L32: MAVPFRRTSKTAKRKRRTHFKLSVPGMVACPNCGEAKLSHRVCKACGQYKGKEVVAK; this comes from the coding sequence ATGGCTGTACCATTTAGAAGAACTTCTAAAACTGCAAAAAGAAAGCGTCGTACGCATTTCAAATTATCTGTACCTGGTATGGTAGCTTGCCCAAACTGTGGTGAAGCTAAATTATCACACCGCGTGTGCAAAGCTTGCGGACAATACAAAGGTAAAGAAGTAGTAGCAAAATAA
- a CDS encoding enoyl-CoA hydratase/isomerase family protein, with translation MDYLIQNDNGILTFTINREEKRNAINYAVMDGLKEVITYIKEHDDVRFLVITGAGEKSFCSGGDLSEFHNLETEDQAFGMLSKMAEILYEVATLPVPTIALINGTAVGGGCEIATACDFRLMASHAKAGFIQGSLAITSGWGGGTYLFERGLRHDRALKMLVDAKPYDAQTLYEIGWAMRVYIEGTKEQALADFIEHMAKIHPSVHQAYKEIELRKWRERNMYERVMEEVRLCAKLWESEAHHEAVQNFLNKKK, from the coding sequence ATGGATTACTTAATTCAAAATGACAATGGGATTTTAACATTTACCATTAATCGTGAGGAAAAGCGTAATGCGATTAACTATGCAGTAATGGATGGCTTAAAAGAAGTGATTACATACATAAAAGAACATGATGATGTGCGCTTTTTAGTCATTACGGGAGCAGGCGAAAAATCATTTTGTTCAGGTGGGGATTTATCAGAGTTTCATAATTTAGAAACCGAGGATCAAGCATTTGGTATGCTAAGCAAAATGGCAGAAATTTTATATGAAGTAGCAACCTTACCTGTACCAACCATTGCTTTAATTAACGGTACGGCTGTAGGTGGAGGCTGTGAGATTGCAACAGCCTGTGATTTCCGTTTAATGGCCTCACATGCAAAGGCGGGCTTTATTCAAGGATCGCTTGCAATTACATCGGGCTGGGGCGGCGGTACGTATTTATTTGAGCGCGGGCTACGTCATGACCGTGCACTAAAAATGCTCGTAGATGCCAAACCATATGATGCCCAAACATTATACGAAATTGGCTGGGCAATGCGTGTCTATATTGAAGGTACGAAAGAACAAGCATTAGCCGACTTTATTGAGCATATGGCGAAAATTCACCCTTCCGTGCATCAAGCCTATAAAGAAATTGAGCTTCGTAAATGGCGTGAACGTAATATGTATGAACGCGTGATGGAAGAGGTTCGCTTATGTGCAAAGCTTTGGGAATCAGAAGCGCATCATGAAGCGGTGCAAAATTTTTTAAACAAAAAGAAATAA
- a CDS encoding ketopantoate reductase family protein, whose amino-acid sequence MRIEIIGAGAVGLIIASYLIEQQVEVTLVKRQQCKKEQSIARINLDGSLKTNLQASVATRPSNKADLIIVAVKYGQLQELYPILAEMPVSSPILFVQNGLAHFDEALQLPQQNIAFSSIRFGAQKLEEFHVAHKGIGEMKIAVARGDSALFTMLQKFSSGNFPIDFEQDAEIMLLEKALLNCFINPLTAILQVNNGQLISENNAFQLLKNLYNEIMAVFPHYEKIIQFEQVVALCNKTAANTSSMLADRLAGRKTEVDTIVAPFLKKAALQNQRMPVLQTIYLLVKAFEESGEKM is encoded by the coding sequence ATGCGTATTGAAATTATTGGAGCCGGTGCAGTAGGGTTAATCATTGCTAGTTATTTAATTGAGCAGCAAGTAGAGGTCACTTTAGTGAAGCGCCAGCAATGCAAAAAGGAGCAAAGTATCGCTCGAATCAATTTAGACGGAAGCTTGAAAACGAATTTACAAGCTTCAGTAGCGACTCGCCCTTCAAATAAGGCGGATTTAATCATTGTGGCGGTCAAGTACGGTCAATTACAAGAGTTATATCCAATATTGGCGGAGATGCCGGTGAGTAGCCCGATACTATTCGTTCAAAACGGACTGGCTCATTTTGACGAAGCTTTGCAATTACCGCAGCAAAACATCGCGTTTAGTTCTATTCGATTTGGTGCGCAAAAATTAGAGGAATTCCATGTTGCGCATAAAGGAATAGGAGAGATGAAAATTGCGGTAGCACGAGGAGATTCTGCGCTATTTACAATGTTACAAAAGTTTTCAAGCGGTAATTTCCCGATTGATTTTGAGCAGGATGCCGAAATAATGCTACTAGAAAAGGCGCTGTTAAATTGCTTTATTAATCCGCTAACAGCCATTTTACAAGTGAACAACGGACAATTAATATCTGAAAACAATGCTTTTCAATTATTAAAAAATTTATATAATGAAATAATGGCGGTATTTCCACATTATGAAAAAATCATTCAATTTGAGCAAGTTGTAGCATTATGTAACAAAACAGCTGCAAACACCTCATCTATGTTGGCAGATCGCTTAGCGGGTAGAAAAACTGAAGTTGATACAATTGTAGCACCGTTTTTGAAGAAAGCTGCATTGCAAAATCAACGGATGCCGGTGTTGCAAACCATCTACTTGCTTGTCAAAGCCTTTGAGGAGAGCGGTGAAAAAATGTGA